The window CCTGGTATTTACACGGGATAGATTTACATCACTCCGACTACATCTCAATGCGGCAGAACATGCACCCACCACCGTGGCACAGCCccgcaaagagagagagacagacaaaaGACCAGGTGTTGAAGACTCGCGCGTCGCTTACTTGAGTGATTTGGCGAGACTCATGGTTGCCGCGGATGAGCGTGATGCGGTCAGGGTAGCGAACTTTtagggcgaggagaaagagaaaggtCTCCACGGAGAAGTAGCCGCGGTCGACAAAGTCTCCAAGGAACAAGTAACTCGTCTCTGGAAGGAAGTTCCCCACGCGAAAGAGCTCCAACAAGTCGTAAAACTGACCGTGGACGTCGCCGCAAAtctgcgcacacgcgagcCGAAAGAGGGCGCGAAGAAATCGaaaaaaatcgaaaaaaagGCGTTTCGAGGGTCCACGGGATCCACGCCAAGCACATAGAACGCAAAACGAATTCTCCACTCGCCTGCGGATATTAGCAATCCGCGCCTTCAAAAGCCGCAAAAAAGACATCCTCCGTCCCGGGATTGACTGACACACAGCTGCGTTCGAAGATGAGAATCACGACAACACCGAGTTGATGCGAAGAAAGCAGTGCAGCCTCCAACATACGCCGTTGCTAAACTGCAAATCGACGGTGACGCCCAGaagagcagacgccgcgtgAAGCCTGCAGCCATCCCCCGAGCAACTAATCCGCTACACGCATAGGTCTCTTTTCTGTTTGAGACAAGCAGCAAACGAGTTGCGACGAatctgcggcgggcgcgcttcctcggcaAAAACGACTCCACAAGGGACGCAGACCGCCGCAAAGCAGACACGCTGCCACAGCGGCCCCTCCCCTCTGCTGTCCACGCGCGTCGAGTATCCTCAAGCACCCGCCAAGTGGCACGCTGTCTGTCTCGAGTTCTTCAGCACTCTGCACAcgctctcctcccccccctccccccctgcAAAAAACATGATATAAAgacacatgcatgcggaaAAACCTAAACACATAGGTATATATTTGTTTGTTCATGCTAGTGAGGGTTTCAGAGTTTAGTCTGAAGCTGCGTGGATCTGGGTACCGTGACAGGGACGTCAACTCTCTGGACGTTGCTCTCCTCCACGAGGATTTCCTTCGCCTTGGCGCAGAGGACCTTCACTTCTCGTTCGGGAATGCACTCGcacctccgcagctgctcaaTCTGCCGATCTAGCAGACTCATGTTGGAGCTCACGGCTTTGGAGACGTTCGGGCCCACGAGCGGGCCTggagccgcgaccgcgtccgACGCCCccaaggcgccgcccccccgggGCTCGCAGGCCCCTCCGCATTCGCCATACGCGGGAcgggagaggaaaacgcacacgcagaccGCAGCGAGAAACAGaccagcgaggaaggcgaggcgagcgcgacagagagagggtGGAAGTGCGGCGTTCGCTGAACCTCTCGGAgtgcacacgcgcagcgagggcgcggaaaaaaacggtgagaagaggcggagcaAGGTCAGGATTTGATGCGAGTCAACAGACAACAAACGGGAGAGACGTGCGAGCCCGAACGAGAAAGTATCGGCGCATGCACCAACAGACGGAGGAAACAACTCGGTTTTCAAAGGCCTGCGACGACTGAAGCGGCGCGGAGTCCCTCTATGGATTTCTTGTCACGCCgtggagagggcgcggcctCAAGGAGCACAGACTGAGAAGGAGGACGCCCCCCGCTACCTCTCAGGAGATGCGCCAGCAGGCAGAAAGGTGGGAGCGGCTGAGAAAGGGAAACAACGACgagcgagagaaagggaagcgcggcgcccctTCAAAAAATAGTTTCAGAAGGCCCGCCCCCTTCGAGGCGTGACGCTGTTGCCGGGGGAATTCTGATCTCCCTCGTGGAgaagcgcagaggaaacAACCGAGGAATGCCGCGAAAAGGAAACGAAAGAGAAtgaagaggcgaagagccgACGACGGGtcagaggcagacgagcggGAAACAATGAAGAGCGGAAATAGAGGAAAAAACTCGAGCCGAACAACTGCGGCGGGAAGCGAGTACCCACGCGAAGGTGCAACAACGAAAAGATACATACCAACGGGGGATAGAGGGAAAACAAATGCGGAAACTGATGACCGCCTGTGGCGAAGTCCTGCAGGCTCTACAGAAACGCGCGCGCTACGCGATGATGCACATGCCTAAGCATGGAGAGGTCGCGCAGGTTTTACTCTAAAGGCGTGTGGCCTGACATACGGCTTAGGGGGACGCCGCAGAACCCACAAAAACAGAAAGCGTGTGCCCGtcagagaagaaagaaaaacttTTCTCCTTGTTCTCTCCGGGGGGCGTGCCGCTGGCAGCGATCAAGAAGCGGCCGCGTCGGGTCGCGGCAGCTTCTTCGAAAATCGATACGTCAAAATGAAAAAAATGGAGCAGATGCCAAAGTTGAAGAACTTTTCGGGTCACGATACGCTCCTCAGCcgacggaagaagagagaaaacacggagagaaaagagaaaacgggggggagaggaaaaagaggcCAAACATGCGCGTGTCTCGCCGGCGGAAAGTTCGCAGCTGCCCTcactcgcgtcgcccgcgttaGCAAGATGACTCAGCGGCAGAGCTTTAAGAGGCTGATAATCCTTCAACGGGATAACGAGAACCTCCAGCACAGCTTGCTGAAAGCCGCGGAgaacgcgagaagcgcgagcgggagcgcggcgcagcgaaacGATTCGCGCGCGGGAACGAGGGAAGACGCTGATGATGAGGCCGCTCAGAgtcggcagaggaggaggagagatgCGCACTcggagcggagacagagggcgcGTCAGAGAGCAGGAGCACGGCGGCCCGAAGGCGGGGATTCGCGAGGGAAATGCAGAAACTGCGCGTCGAGAcaaagaagaagcagagagccaAGTTTATAAGGATATCCACACACCTGAGAAAGACGTCAGCGCTCGGGGACCGTGGCCCGGGGCTCGCgcgggtgtatgtacagctcACAAAccagagaaaagaggaagaaaagtcGGCCTCTTTCCTCAAGACAtacgcagcgccgccaccaACCCGACACGCTTTTGCGTTTTCGAGGGCGCTCCGAATTCAACCCTCCATGCCCCCCTCTTGAccgctttttttttttccttctgAAGAAACGGGTACACACACTCGGGACGTTTTCAACGCCCCCCATCAACTCAGACATCTTGCCATTCTTCTTTTTCCCTCACCGTCCTGCCCTCCTCTTGTTTCCCGTCTTCCGTTTCGCGCGCTCCCCGTCTTGTGCGAACGAAAAAGGAGACTTCTTGCCCATTTTCTCTCGCCCGTGTGAGAggggcgctgccgcgagcagtcgagggcggcgcaaaACCCAAGCTGTCTGTTTGATCACAACTGCCTCATCAACCTGACTCTGTCCTCCCTCCCTTTTCTACGCGTGTG is drawn from Besnoitia besnoiti strain Bb-Ger1 chromosome VI, whole genome shotgun sequence and contains these coding sequences:
- a CDS encoding hypothetical protein (encoded by transcript BESB_067710) — encoded protein: MTQRQSFKRLIILQRDNENLQHSLLKAAENARSASGSAAQRNDSRAGTREDADDEAAQSRQRRRRDAHSERRQRARQRAGARRPEGGDSRGKCRNCASRQRRSREPSL